The Candidatus Atribacteria bacterium ADurb.Bin276 DNA window CCGGAAAGAGGGATAAATTGAATGAAAAGGAAAAACTGGTTAAAATCCATCGTTTATATTGCCTTGCTCATTATATCGGCAATAATTGTTTTTCCCTTTATCTGGCTCATCATCACTGCATTTAAATCCTACCCCGACATTTATGCCTATCCAATTTTATACCTTCCCAAAAATATCACTTTTGAACACTTTCGTTATGTTTTTGTCAACTTAGAATTCTCAAAATATTTTCTCAATAGTCTGGTGTTAGGAGCAGGAACCGCGGTGCTAACTGTCCTGATATCCATCCTTCCTTCCTACGCAACCGCAAAATTTAATTTTTTCTTGAGAAAGCCGGTTTTGCTTTCCATTTTAGTGTGTCAAATGTTTCCTCAAATCGTTTTCGTCGTCCCTTTTTTCTTATTATTAAAATATACTGGTCTCATCAATAGTTATTTAGGAACCATGATTGTTTACCTTCCCTTTACCACTCCCATTGCGGTTTGGATGACCAGAAACTTTTTTGCCGATATCCCTCAATCTCTCGAGGAGTCAG harbors:
- the ycjP_9 gene encoding Inner membrane ABC transporter permease protein YcjP, encoding MKRKNWLKSIVYIALLIISAIIVFPFIWLIITAFKSYPDIYAYPILYLPKNITFEHFRYVFVNLEFSKYFLNSLVLGAGTAVLTVLISILPSYATAKFNFFLRKPVLLSILVCQMFPQIVFVVPFFLLLKYTGLINSYLGTMIVYLPFTTPIAVWMTRNFFADIPQSLEESALIDGCSRFQAFYKISLPLVIPGIASVGIYAFIFSWSELMFSLSYLTSTDKQTVPVFLSLFIGQYQTRWGPLFAGSVVAALPPMIVFGFLQKYFIKGLTSGSVKE